A DNA window from Desulfovibrio porci contains the following coding sequences:
- the pal gene encoding peptidoglycan-associated lipoprotein Pal, with amino-acid sequence MKRYALILALVMALAAGFGCAKKTTAEPGYDDGLTPEMRAAIQQITDARVYFAFDKFNIQPEYKDMLKTKAELMKKYPSIRVRIEGNCDDRGTQEYNLALGERRARAAYEYLVTLGVSPNQLEMISYGKENPAVQGTGEAVWAKNRRDDFRVIAH; translated from the coding sequence ATGAAACGCTACGCTCTTATTCTTGCTCTGGTTATGGCCCTTGCCGCCGGTTTCGGCTGCGCGAAGAAAACCACCGCCGAACCCGGCTATGATGATGGTCTGACCCCTGAAATGCGGGCCGCCATTCAGCAGATCACCGACGCTCGCGTGTACTTCGCTTTCGACAAATTCAACATCCAGCCCGAGTACAAGGACATGCTGAAGACCAAGGCCGAGCTGATGAAGAAATACCCCAGCATTCGCGTGCGCATTGAAGGCAACTGCGACGATCGCGGCACCCAGGAATACAACCTGGCCCTCGGCGAACGCCGCGCCCGCGCCGCCTATGAATACCTGGTCACCCTGGGCGTGAGCCCCAACCAGCTTGAAATGATCAGCTACGGCAAGGAAAATCCGGCCGTTCAGGGTACCGGCGAAGCCGTGTGGGCCAAGAACCGCCGCGACGACTTCCGCGTGATCGCCCACTAG
- a CDS encoding integrase core domain-containing protein: MKIALKEWAYAPTYTHSRQRTDYLSIWTYRYNYVRPHSALGRKPPASKLGAG, encoded by the coding sequence ATCAAAATAGCATTAAAAGAGTGGGCATATGCACCAACATACACCCACTCCCGGCAAAGGACCGATTATCTGTCGATCTGGACATACCGCTATAACTATGTGCGGCCGCATTCGGCTCTTGGCAGAAAACCTCCAGCTTCAAAACTGGGCGCAGGGTGA
- a CDS encoding DUF169 domain-containing protein, whose amino-acid sequence MPLSFRELESILMDQLRLYHHPIAVTWLFTDEEVEEFKRRAPYVTPIKPLTFCQWETAARMQGKTVLGTAETLACTNSQVSFGWREIDEKEVKSQLKYCVDEAQTERFLRSKPHMPMNSLKAVAVGPLGEAVLSPHVIHFYCDSVQAYHLAVDYMAATDTHPLRPQITMSSSACGGSVFCWQQKTFNHCPPCSGSYNAGKTERGETYVFIPGEHLEAVVARLLQRIKKSGSSSVTRPGDYFPGGDICKNCPLIIFKNGDGSACAGCGKG is encoded by the coding sequence ATGCCCCTTTCTTTTCGAGAGTTGGAATCCATCCTTATGGATCAGTTGCGTCTCTACCACCATCCCATAGCTGTAACCTGGCTGTTTACGGATGAAGAGGTGGAAGAGTTCAAACGCCGCGCCCCATATGTGACGCCGATCAAGCCGCTGACCTTCTGCCAGTGGGAAACCGCAGCCCGCATGCAGGGCAAGACTGTTTTGGGCACGGCGGAAACCCTGGCTTGCACCAATTCCCAGGTCAGCTTCGGCTGGCGCGAAATAGATGAAAAGGAAGTGAAGTCCCAGCTCAAATACTGTGTGGACGAGGCCCAGACCGAGCGCTTCCTCCGCTCCAAACCTCACATGCCCATGAACAGCCTCAAGGCGGTGGCGGTGGGACCGTTGGGCGAGGCCGTGCTGTCGCCGCATGTGATTCATTTTTATTGCGATAGTGTGCAGGCCTATCACCTGGCTGTGGACTATATGGCCGCCACGGATACGCACCCCCTGCGGCCGCAGATCACCATGAGCTCGTCGGCGTGCGGCGGGTCGGTTTTTTGCTGGCAGCAGAAGACATTCAATCACTGCCCGCCTTGTTCCGGCTCATATAACGCGGGCAAGACCGAGCGCGGAGAAACCTATGTATTCATCCCCGGCGAGCATCTGGAGGCCGTGGTGGCCCGCTTGCTCCAGCGCATTAAAAAAAGCGGCTCCAGCTCCGTGACGCGGCCGGGCGACTACTTCCCCGGTGGGGATATCTGCAAAAACTGCCCCCTGATCATCTTCAAGAACGGCGACGGCTCCGCCTGTGCGGGCTGTGGCAAAGGGTAG
- a CDS encoding sulfite exporter TauE/SafE family protein produces the protein MPTQADTADRLKTAIASATAAGKIDSSAATGFLGIPGAPNVNMVLAFCWAVWVGWIFSSVGAFGGVMASVGHISVFGLGEYAASFGKGTPMNKLVTDSIRVSNQWLVGTSSLISSFKYWTLGRIVLPLGIALGTGSLVGSILTPILTQGKISFRDYVGYFGVFVLGLGCYLLYETSPAARAKKKKAAAAAKAFEEASKNHAGNAAAGTRVTIVSVGLKRVVFTFCGVEFSFNPYMPVLGGFVVAAVASFLGVGGGFLLVPLLTSIAQLPMYLAAGTSAFAVLVGMVTSISTFMFGGTPVYWPLIGLELVGIVIGSWVGPITAKYLPDIWLKRLFILVAFIVGINYVLRGFFGVRLW, from the coding sequence ATGCCGACGCAGGCCGACACTGCCGACCGTCTCAAAACGGCCATTGCCTCGGCCACAGCCGCAGGCAAGATTGACTCCTCCGCCGCCACCGGCTTTCTGGGCATTCCCGGCGCGCCCAACGTCAATATGGTTCTGGCCTTCTGCTGGGCCGTTTGGGTGGGCTGGATATTCTCCAGCGTGGGAGCGTTCGGCGGCGTCATGGCCTCTGTGGGGCATATCAGCGTGTTCGGCCTGGGCGAGTACGCGGCCTCCTTCGGCAAGGGCACGCCCATGAACAAGCTGGTTACGGACTCCATTCGCGTGTCCAACCAGTGGCTGGTGGGCACCTCGTCTCTGATATCTTCTTTCAAGTACTGGACGCTGGGGCGCATCGTGCTGCCGCTGGGCATCGCCCTGGGCACGGGTTCGCTGGTAGGCTCCATTCTCACGCCCATTCTGACCCAGGGCAAGATCTCTTTCCGGGATTATGTGGGTTATTTCGGCGTGTTTGTGCTGGGCCTTGGCTGTTACCTGCTCTATGAAACCTCCCCGGCCGCCCGCGCCAAGAAGAAAAAAGCGGCAGCCGCGGCCAAAGCCTTTGAGGAGGCCAGCAAGAACCACGCCGGCAATGCCGCCGCGGGCACGCGCGTGACCATCGTCAGCGTCGGACTCAAGCGCGTGGTCTTTACCTTCTGCGGAGTGGAATTTTCCTTTAATCCCTACATGCCGGTGCTGGGCGGCTTCGTGGTGGCGGCCGTGGCATCTTTCCTGGGCGTGGGCGGCGGTTTTCTGCTGGTTCCTCTGTTGACCAGCATCGCCCAGTTGCCCATGTATCTGGCGGCGGGCACTTCGGCTTTCGCCGTGCTGGTGGGCATGGTGACCTCCATCAGCACCTTCATGTTCGGCGGCACACCCGTGTACTGGCCCCTCATCGGCCTGGAGTTGGTGGGAATTGTCATCGGTTCCTGGGTGGGCCCCATCACGGCAAAATATCTGCCTGACATCTGGTTGAAGCGCCTTTTCATCCTGGTGGCTTTTATCGTGGGCATCAATTACGTGCTGCGCGGTTTCTTCGGCGTGCGACTCTGGTAA
- a CDS encoding D-2-hydroxyacid dehydrogenase, whose translation MKIVILDGAILNPGDVDWGPIEALGDVIVYDETSKEQLAERARGADVLLANKTCLRRDDLPALEDARMVGVLATGYNTVDVDAFAERRIPVCNVVAYGVDDVAQHAMALLLELCRHTSRHTESVKAGDWERAEQWCYWKSTPLCLEGLTMGIIGFGSIGRRMGELAHAFGMSVLAHCRTPKNPPAYSPFAFASLDQIFAGSDVISLHCPLTPQTHHLINAKSLAKMRNGSIVLNTARGPLVDEAAAAEALKSGKLRGLGTDVLSQEPPSRDNPLLSAPNTLITPHIAWATVKARQNIINLTAENIRRWQEGHPINVVNGVSGTAAQ comes from the coding sequence ATGAAAATAGTCATTCTCGACGGCGCCATACTTAATCCCGGCGATGTGGACTGGGGTCCCATCGAAGCGCTGGGCGACGTGATCGTGTACGACGAAACGAGCAAGGAACAACTGGCGGAACGGGCCAGGGGCGCCGATGTGCTGCTGGCCAACAAGACCTGCCTGCGCCGCGACGATCTTCCGGCGCTGGAGGACGCGCGCATGGTGGGCGTGCTGGCCACGGGGTACAATACCGTGGATGTGGATGCCTTTGCCGAACGCCGGATCCCGGTCTGCAACGTGGTGGCTTACGGCGTGGACGACGTGGCCCAGCATGCCATGGCCCTTTTGCTGGAGCTCTGCCGCCATACCAGCCGGCATACCGAAAGCGTCAAAGCCGGGGACTGGGAACGGGCCGAGCAATGGTGCTACTGGAAAAGCACTCCACTCTGCCTGGAAGGCCTGACCATGGGGATCATCGGCTTCGGCTCCATCGGACGCCGGATGGGCGAACTGGCCCACGCATTCGGCATGAGCGTGCTGGCCCATTGCCGCACGCCCAAAAATCCGCCGGCCTACAGTCCCTTCGCCTTTGCCTCCCTGGACCAGATTTTCGCGGGTTCGGACGTTATTTCCCTGCACTGCCCGCTCACGCCCCAGACCCACCACCTGATCAACGCCAAAAGCCTGGCCAAAATGCGTAACGGAAGCATCGTTCTGAACACGGCGCGCGGCCCGCTGGTGGACGAGGCGGCGGCGGCCGAAGCTCTGAAGAGCGGGAAATTGCGCGGCCTCGGCACGGACGTGCTCTCCCAGGAACCGCCCAGCCGGGACAATCCCCTGCTCAGCGCGCCCAATACCCTGATCACCCCGCATATCGCCTGGGCCACGGTCAAAGCCCGCCAGAACATTATCAATCTCACGGCTGAAAATATCCGCCGCTGGCAAGAGGGCCATCCAATCAACGTGGTCAACGGGGTGAGCGGCACAGCTGCACAGTGA
- a CDS encoding amidohydrolase family protein — translation MFIDIHTHAFHPKIAHKAVDHLNNFYTVACAGDGTIDHLLVREKHAGVDKCVVLCAATAPAQVIPANNYAISLQKKHAEVIGFGTLHPGYANWEAELKRIKAAGLRGLKLHPDFQGFWLDDARLLPIFEAAQKDFIFEIHIGDKTSPEKNPSCPYKLAAILDAFPGLTVIAAHLGGYRMWDHALKALGGRRRENLWFDTSSVTPFVTHGELRALLDAFPRERLLFGTDWPLYDPEEELERLQRMAGLSDAQLEAVLSNAERLFAAQGPALA, via the coding sequence ATGTTCATCGACATCCATACCCACGCCTTTCATCCCAAGATCGCCCACAAGGCCGTCGATCACCTCAACAACTTCTACACCGTCGCCTGCGCCGGCGACGGTACCATAGACCATCTGCTGGTCCGCGAAAAACACGCGGGCGTGGACAAATGCGTGGTGCTCTGCGCCGCCACGGCCCCGGCCCAGGTGATTCCGGCCAATAATTACGCCATAAGCCTGCAAAAAAAACATGCCGAGGTCATTGGTTTCGGCACCCTGCACCCCGGCTACGCCAACTGGGAGGCGGAACTCAAACGGATCAAGGCGGCAGGCCTGCGCGGCCTCAAACTGCACCCCGACTTCCAGGGCTTCTGGCTCGACGACGCACGCCTGCTGCCGATTTTCGAGGCGGCCCAGAAGGATTTTATTTTTGAAATTCACATCGGCGACAAGACCAGCCCGGAGAAAAATCCCTCCTGCCCCTACAAGCTGGCCGCCATTCTAGACGCGTTTCCGGGCCTGACGGTCATCGCGGCCCACCTGGGCGGCTACCGCATGTGGGACCACGCCCTCAAAGCCTTGGGCGGACGGCGGCGCGAAAACCTCTGGTTTGACACCTCCAGCGTCACGCCCTTTGTGACGCACGGGGAACTGCGCGCCCTGCTGGACGCCTTTCCCCGTGAACGCCTGCTTTTCGGCACAGACTGGCCGCTGTATGACCCCGAGGAAGAACTGGAACGCCTGCAACGCATGGCCGGACTGAGCGATGCGCAACTGGAAGCCGTGCTGAGCAATGCCGAACGGCTTTTCGCGGCCCAAGGCCCGGCTCTGGCCTGA